One window of Xanthomonas sp. 10-10 genomic DNA carries:
- a CDS encoding M13-type metalloendopeptidase — translation MTLTLAVAAALSGCKKSDDAAPAAPAGDTAATAPAAPKTLTLDQSKLPAVNQFTAADLDPNGNACTDLNAYANAKFLAANPVPGDRTSWGAFEMLDERSNAIQQQLAEQAAADTGATGVEKIVGDLWSTGMDEAKINAQGIEPLKPELAAIDAISDQAKLVDYLRSSAAKGNNDLFGFGAEADFKKSSQNIAYAMQGGLGLPDPEYYTSAGNKAKLEAYQAHIAKVLELSGVAAADAAAQAKQVVAFETRLAKVSKTSTQMSRDASLAYNPISPADADKLTPNWSWTEFFKSQGVATPEMFSLAIPAFHQEVSKMIADTDPAIWRAYLRFHTVDGASPFLSQPFVDENFAFYNKTLRGQKEIKPRWKRVLATINGQAGETLGQMYVKVAFPADSKAKMETLVSNLRTALKARIEKLDWMSPETKAKAIAKWESFTPKIGFPDKWREWNGLATSRDSYLGNVLAAQEFNYKWNLSKIGKPVDRTEWGMSPQTVNAYYNPLQNEIVFPAAILQPPFFDPNAPEEMNYGGIGAVIGHEMTHGYDDQGSRFGADGNFIPDPGWWTQKDLDAFKARTGKLVAQFDGYRTPAGDKVKGDLTLGENIADLGGLNTAYDAMKTATAGKDDPKTDGITRDQRFFLNWATVWRRNFTPEELVVRLKTDPHAPANFRAIGAPSNMPAFAAAFSCKAGDAMVRQGDQQVVIW, via the coding sequence TTGACGCTGACCCTGGCCGTGGCGGCCGCGCTGAGCGGTTGCAAGAAGTCCGACGACGCCGCGCCTGCGGCCCCGGCGGGCGATACCGCGGCGACAGCGCCCGCCGCACCCAAGACCCTGACCCTGGACCAGAGCAAGCTGCCGGCGGTGAATCAGTTCACTGCGGCCGACCTGGACCCCAACGGCAACGCCTGTACCGACCTCAACGCCTACGCCAATGCCAAGTTCCTGGCTGCCAACCCGGTGCCGGGCGACCGCACCAGCTGGGGCGCGTTCGAGATGCTCGATGAGCGCTCCAACGCGATCCAGCAGCAGCTGGCCGAACAGGCCGCCGCCGACACCGGCGCCACCGGCGTGGAAAAGATCGTCGGCGACCTGTGGTCCACCGGCATGGACGAAGCCAAGATCAATGCCCAGGGCATCGAGCCGCTGAAGCCGGAACTGGCCGCCATCGACGCGATCAGCGACCAGGCCAAGCTGGTCGACTATCTGCGCAGCAGCGCGGCCAAGGGCAACAACGATCTCTTCGGCTTCGGCGCCGAAGCAGACTTCAAGAAGTCCAGCCAGAACATCGCCTACGCGATGCAGGGCGGCCTGGGTCTGCCGGATCCGGAGTACTACACCAGCGCCGGCAACAAGGCCAAGCTGGAGGCGTACCAGGCGCATATCGCCAAGGTGCTTGAGTTGTCCGGCGTGGCTGCTGCCGATGCCGCGGCGCAGGCCAAGCAGGTGGTTGCGTTCGAGACCCGTCTGGCCAAGGTCTCCAAGACCAGCACGCAGATGTCGCGCGATGCCTCGCTGGCCTACAACCCGATCTCGCCGGCCGATGCCGACAAGCTGACCCCGAACTGGTCGTGGACCGAGTTCTTCAAGTCGCAGGGCGTGGCCACACCGGAGATGTTCTCGCTGGCAATCCCCGCCTTCCATCAGGAAGTGAGCAAGATGATCGCCGATACCGATCCGGCCATCTGGCGCGCTTATCTGCGCTTCCACACCGTCGATGGCGCCTCGCCGTTCCTGAGCCAGCCGTTCGTGGACGAGAACTTCGCGTTCTACAACAAGACCCTGCGCGGCCAGAAGGAAATCAAGCCGCGTTGGAAGCGCGTGCTGGCCACCATCAACGGCCAGGCCGGCGAGACACTGGGCCAGATGTACGTCAAGGTCGCCTTCCCGGCCGATTCCAAGGCCAAGATGGAGACCCTGGTGAGCAACCTGCGCACCGCCTTGAAGGCGCGCATCGAGAAGCTGGACTGGATGAGCCCGGAGACCAAGGCCAAGGCGATCGCCAAGTGGGAAAGCTTCACGCCCAAGATCGGCTTCCCGGACAAGTGGCGCGAGTGGAATGGCCTTGCCACCAGTCGCGATAGCTACCTGGGCAACGTGCTGGCCGCGCAGGAATTCAACTACAAGTGGAACCTGTCCAAGATCGGCAAGCCGGTGGACAGGACCGAATGGGGCATGAGCCCGCAGACGGTCAACGCCTATTACAACCCGCTGCAGAACGAGATCGTGTTCCCGGCCGCGATCCTGCAGCCGCCGTTCTTCGACCCGAATGCGCCGGAGGAAATGAACTACGGCGGCATCGGTGCGGTGATCGGCCATGAAATGACCCACGGTTACGACGACCAGGGCAGCCGCTTCGGTGCCGATGGCAACTTCATCCCCGATCCGGGTTGGTGGACGCAGAAGGATCTGGATGCGTTCAAGGCCCGCACCGGTAAGTTGGTCGCACAGTTCGACGGTTACCGCACGCCCGCCGGCGACAAGGTCAAGGGCGACCTGACGCTTGGCGAGAACATCGCCGACCTGGGTGGCCTCAACACCGCCTACGACGCGATGAAGACCGCTACCGCCGGCAAGGACGACCCCAAGACCGATGGCATCACCCGCGACCAGCGCTTCTTCCTCAACTGGGCCACGGTGTGGCGCCGCAACTTCACCCCGGAAGAACTGGTGGTGCGCCTGAAGACCGACCCGCACGCGCCGGCCAACTTCCGCGCCATCGGTGCACCGTCGAACATGCCGGCGTTTGCCGCCGCGTTCTCGTGCAAGGCCGGCGATGCGATGGTGCGCCAGGGCGATCAGCAGGTCGTGATCTGGTAG